The following DNA comes from Vanessa tameamea isolate UH-Manoa-2023 chromosome 23, ilVanTame1 primary haplotype, whole genome shotgun sequence.
CGTCAAACATACAACTATTTCAAACctgtaattaaaagtaagtaaataaccTATACAACTAAATAagttgataaaaataacattagtcAAGCGCATTCCTGCAAGAATCTCTTCCATTTCTGGCGAGCAGGATATTATTGAGCAAATTAATCCCTTAAAATTTAAGCCATAAATCAGAAATCCTTGCTTCGAATTCACGTGTTCAAACCACGTGGTGAACTCAGTTCTATAAGCAAAAAACGTAGAAATACCTCTACTCATACCTGTAGTCCATCATATCCTGAGCTGTAAAGTCGTAGAGAGGACTCTGCGCATCGATCACATGGACCACTGTGATGGGCCATAATAGAAAAGCACGAGCCTCCTTCAGTTCGAGCTGGTGAATGTAATTTTGTACGGTTTCACCTTCTAAAGTCCTAAGAGAAATATCGTCAGtcagtttttatgtattattataaacctatataaaattttatgttttaataatcagcgaatcataatattattgagcattattattaaaaactttaaaatgaacgatttattttatttttagaactacaatcaatttcttaatatagtttatgaaGTCCAAGTTAAAAACATCAGAGAATCCTAATTGTTGCttattatttgtcaaaaatCTGTCACCTGATCGTAAACCTCAGACCCAATATaaatcggcgaaagaaactcgggtattttattttctcatcAACAATAATTACATGTTAGATTTTACATAAGAAAATTTTCAAGTTACATAATATCGACATCAATTCTTATACAGCTATACAATAATGTCAGTGTTGATACAGGCTTAATTTGACaatgaaaataacatttacCTGATTGGTTTCAACATGTAGGCAGTGATCGTACCCCCAATCAAGTGAAGGTTCAGAAGATCCCACACCCTGAACTGAAGGCAGAGTTCGCCGTCACGCAGACACACCTGTCATAAAATGGTGTCATTCATGAACTGTTATGATCGGtacatgttaatttataattcaccaAAAGGAGATTGGCCGACAGACGACCGACAGATGatcaaataggtcacctgatgataagcaGTCAGGTTAGTCACAAATCACTCTTACACCCCAATGCACACACAAAATAATCACAATGTTTGACAGCATAATAATTGTtgcaaacattttttgtatcttttatGATATACGTAGGCGGACGGAGTAATTagcgacctgatggtaagtggtcaccaccgcccatagacattagcgcaagaaatattaaccatttcttacatcgccaatgtgccaccaaccttgggaactcttTATGTTATGTCCTtcatgcctgtagttatactcataattcaatcacccttcaaaccggaacacaacaatacaaagtattgctgtttggcggtagaatatgttatgaggGAAGTTTGAGAACAATTAAATGACAATTACAGAATGGTTATTAAGAATCCCGTGTAAATCAAAACAATAGAAACCGTAAACAATAGAAAaagacagagagaaagagagggaaagatcGCGTGGAGTGGGCACAAACCTTTTCCCTTACGTGACGATTCTGTCGATCACTTTGCCGTTAAACGCGTAAAAGTTGCTAGTATCTTTTCTTGAAATAGATTTGACATAGATTATacaatttgtacaaaaaaaaacttgagtTCATGGGAAGTTTTGTTTATAAGCATTAATCTCGACCCGTATGCATGTCTCGGTTACAGGAGCTATTTCTGTGATACATAATGActgttattatatcaataacaaaTGGTTTCACAGAAAAACGCTCATTATTTGCTtgccatatattttttattaagtaatgaGCTTGTACTTGAATATAATCACACCTAATAGTATCCATGTTGTCTATAATGAGAAAATCTTCCCTCGTCATTCCCATAACTAACCAGTTCGTATTGATCGGGATACTCAAATGTGGGAAGTCCTCCATTTCATTGCATGAAATTAGATGTAAAGCACCTCGTGCGTATGAATGGGCTCTCAGAGATGTATGTGAcctcaataatataatagttccATCATCTAATAACGTGTTTAGATAATCTTAGTTATAATTTCTAAACCTAACAAAACCATcaagtttatacatatattaagcgATCGTTGGAACGATATAGATATTGCAGCGCCTTCTAGCAGCGAGTTACAAAGAGAAGTTAATAGAGAAAAACCTTCTACCATGAAagaatatatacaatgtaaCATATGTACCGACTTAAATGGTGATCGGTTCACCGATTTTGATGTCAAGATCAATTAACTCCAAACAAATAAACCTAAccatctattatatttttatataaaattgtcagTAGTTTTCTGAGATAGAATATGCCGAATCGTTATGTCAATGACCTCAGGCtgatttttcaaacaaatatatctccattttatacataacttttggtcataaaattgacaaatatattCATTGGTACTTACAGTGGCTTTCTTACTGAATCCAACAGACGATACATGTTTATTTGGCCTCACTAATTTCGTGAACAGCAAACTCGAAAGACCACCTGATAGAGCTGTTCCTGCCACAATCTGGTGCAAAATGTGTGATagagattaatttttaataattttaaatccgCACAGTTATAGTAGGGATAAAATACAAAGTGATTTCAAATATTGTCTAATAGGATACATACCTCTAAAACCATAACAATGATAGCTTCAGGACACTCTTCGTTTGGATATCTGACACCGTAGCCGATGGTCATCTGAAAGCATATACATAAGCATATTAAAATTGGAACCATTGCCCTGGATTTTGCCACTAAATATAGGGTGTAACttgtaatagaattaaaatgtaaaatttttggaCAACGAATCTATATACAATCTATCACCAAGTTTGTCCCAAACGCGACAAGAAACTTATACAAATCATGCAAATGTCCAAGATTTTATagtatcaaaaaaaataatttatctttaaatactaTTCTGAAGTAAGATAGAACATTAACTATTTCGATTTCCAGAAGCAGTAGGTAGTCTTAGTGAAAATGATAACCGTgttaatgacaattaaaaactaaattgccCAATCTAACTTCAACATAATATCCTAATTTCTATTTACCTGAGTTTCCACAGACATCATAAGAAAACCAGCGAAAGATGAAGTTCCCGTAACACAGTGCTCCTTCCCATCTCCTATGTCGTCTTGATAGGAAGATGCCACCGCGTACCAGATTCCAGCAAAGATGAACCAGAAGATGAAATAAGTGCAGATCATCATTAACAGTATACAACGCCATTTACTGTTGATCTGGAAATAATTTGGATTATCAAAACATATTCTCAAcaacaaatataatgtatgttacGCAATCAGTAAAGTttattacttgaaataaattaaattggttatatttttaccacaaataatCAAAATCTTTTACAAGATGCCactatattattagttttaaaattaattttatatactttttaatcaaTGTTAATGTATCAAATTGTATTATGAATGACGTATGTTGTACttcataaattatgttatacgaTTGTAAAGATGGAACagggtaaaataataataattgtagttgCAAGTCGTTGTATTGCTGTAAAGGCTGTATGAAAAGCCATTAGAGATAAAGCGAAATgtctcttttattattaaattttatttggaatTCACAACGTTGTATAAActtatacattgtttttttttgcaaaaagtaaacaaatatttgagcGTATTTTACTCATCAACCATGTCACACACGCAACCAGGTAAATCAAAAACTAAATCGAAAGCGATTATCATCATAGACAATCTTTCAGCAAAATTGTTGCAATAACTTATCTGTTATTTTTAGAGCCCGTGTTAAACAAAGCAAGGCTAGTCAAATCTGTTAAGATATGAAAACGACTCCACGAGTAGCTGATTAGGTAAACGacatatttatagtattcaGTTTTTAGTGTCATATGGTAATCGGtctgttttgataaaatttggttcTTCATCTCATTTACAGGACCGGTTTTAGAGTGGGGCAACCGGGGCTACTGGCCTAGGGCGTCCACATAAGACGGGCCCCCACAACagagatcaaaattaaataaattataataatgttactatTTACTGTTTTAAAACTGTCAGAAATcagaatattcaaattaatttctaaaataattattagggtCTCCACGCCTCTGCTGCTCCGGGGCCTTCACTCCTTTGTGGCCCCAGGGTCTCCAGACTTTTAAATCTGGCTCTGCTCGttcatttataaaacagtaatcGTACGATTACGATTACAGTACGAGTTTGTACGATTCAAGTATTGTTTTGGACTTGATTATAATATCTCCGTaaaaaaatggataaaaataGCATCATGAATTTATTACTTTCCAATATCTTGGTACTAATGTAGAATACATTTTAGTCGAGTCGTCAAAACTATCAATCGAATTCGGTCGAAATTTATACCGAGCATTATATTTTGGTCAATTAAAAACGATCCAAGTCAACTGTTATAAATGTTCATTCATCGTTCGTTTTAAAAAGATAAGTCTGTCTAGAGATAATCTATCACTAGTCGCAATCtttgaaatatctttatttaatacgatTATCTATCTTTAGCAATTGTATAAATTCCAtacatacattatgtattatatagctGTTATGTTTTGCAAATAAGCACATGGGCAAaacattgtcgatgtaaggaatggttaatatttcttacagcgcaaatACTTAGGGACAGTTTGGAACACATTTggccaattttataaaaaacaaaataccctCTTATAAATATTGCTTTCGTAATTGACCCAATTTTGTCACCAATGTCCAAAATATTGTCAACCCTGTCAATGCCATGTCAGAActcaatgtatgtatgtgtttttgGCGTGGTTGTTTTTGTGTAGGTTTCAAAGCTATGTAATGTTAAGTTAATCGTAAACAAGATCGCACTCAGATCTAGTTTGCACTTACTACAGTGTTGACGATATCCCTCATGTACTTAAGAGACTTAGCGGGCACGTTGCTTCTAACAGGTACATTCTCTTCTCCAGTCTTATAAACTACTCTCCTAGATCTAATTGGCCTGCCATGTTGTCGTCTgcggaaaaaaaataacatatcatcaAAAAAGTTTAGGTTGATTATCATTAATACAGCACTACCGATGTGACAATCGCTCGTTCAATGCTGACCCCTTGGCCTATTATCGTACAGACAAATAACACAAGCTCCACCTTAATGATATAGTTTTACtggctgaacctgcggctttactcgcgtgtttataaaactttacccataAGACATAAACCGTCACCGTTTTACCGCCTCGAGCGGTGAATTAAAATAGTCTTAGTAAATATCCTTCTCGGAAACTTAGACTATGTTCATATAAATTTGATCTAAATCAAATCAGCGTTTTAAgcttgaagaggtaacagacatagttatattatatatatatattataacgcaTTATATGgtgggagggctttgtgcaaggccgtctgggtaggtactcatcatatattccaccgccaaacagaaatactcagtattgttgtgttccggtttgaaggttgagtgaaccagtgtaactacaggcacattatatcttagctcccaacgttggtggcgcattgttgtcATGTAAGGAagggttattatttcttacagcgttaatgtctatgggcggtggtaaccacttatcatcaggtggcttGCCCGTCCGACTAccttttacataaaatagtaacataaaaaaatatgatattaatatagattttatcgaCACTTAATTTTGGTTTTAACATCGTAGCCATCACGgggaaaacaaatgaataaaaataattgttttttaaaataatacaatcatacgtatttaaaataaatattagtttgatAAGAAGTTGGCGAATTGTTCCTTGAAAATATGTCATATTTGGTTACTTCTATCTTATCAAATTTAacgataaaaatgatttatcgaAATGTGTACCAGAGTTTTGCgcggtaaataatataattgataaatatttttaaagaaaatcctCCTTAAGCGAGATGGGATTACagtttcaaggtcgaatttataattagaattagaAGAATTTACgtgcaacattttatttgtaacaatttaaaaaaagaaacgattCTGCGTTTGATTTTGAGTTTCGTACTGTACGAATAAAGCAAGTATTCCAATTTTAGTAAGTAATTTAGAAAATGATTTTGTAAAGATCAAACAGAAtcgctttttaaaaaatatctaaatatttgattatataagattttaaattaacatggatatttttattactaacagtatttaaaacgggatacttaccatgttttttatttttatttggtggagctcgatatttcgacattatctaccaatgtcttgttcacgagacagtctcgtgaacaagattatttatgttatactgttagtaatatttgattatagttattttatagatttaccAGCGGTATCACCCACGTGATAGTGATAGTcataggttttaggtataaaaaagtagcctttgtcctgTCTTGGAGTTTACGCTTGCTctacaaatttcattaaattcaattcagtgATTTAATCATGAAagcgtgacagacagacagatagtattactttagcatttattatattagtctaTATTCGCtccgattataaatatattttagcgtAAATATTGTACCGCGTGGAACTGTGAATTAGAGTGAACTGTGTGTGTGaactgtaaattaaataaaaaaatctgtttcaaTGTACGAACGCTACCTTTAGAAGAACGCTAcctaatataacaattataacacttacaaacataaaatatttactacaatttaaaaaagtacgaCATTCATATTCGCCTAGACTTCCTTTGTTTAAAAGAGACTCCAAAAGTAACAGATTATCTATTGTAAGGATTTAAAATCGCATTTCTTTTAATTCGCTAACAAAACATTCAGAATTCAATATTTGCTTCGTGATGTagattagaattataattactattacatttcaGGTGTTCGCAGTTTCATGCCACGAAAAGTACCTAAAGAATCTCGAGCCTCTAATCTCTCCGATCATGTTTGTTTGTCATCTCAATACTAAGGGAATGTATTCTGCCCTTGCGGTTGCACATAACTTGCACGCTACATTCATTATCTCCTCTGCAGCTAATTCGTGAGATTATTTGCCATCATCAAAATTCGACCCCGGATTAATTACTCGAACGTAAGAAATATtcttatacataacataacatacataatcagcctgtacatttcccactgctgggctaaggcctcctctcccgttgaggagaaggtatggagcatattccaccacgctgctccaatgcgggttggtggaatacacatgtggcagaatttcgttgaaattagacacatgcaggtttcctcacgatgttttccttcaccgccgagcacgagatgaattataaacatattaagcacatgtaaattcagtggtgcctgcctgggtttgaacccgaaatcatcggttaagatgcacgcgttctaaccactgatcTAACAACCAACATCTCGGCTCAAAGAAATATTCTTAtcatatgattattatattcttaataaatgacTATAGTTCGGCGTGGTTTGATAGATGAGGCCGTATTGTGGCGAATAGTGTCAAGGCTGTGTAGTTTCCGCTGTTTTCGTACTTTATAggaatacacaaaataaataatcaataaaggACTTCCAGAtgtcattaaatttatcaaaggaAACCTAACTGAACCAAATAATTTCACATAATCATTAAATGATGATACTTGATGACATCCTTGATGAAAAAAAGGTTAgactgtaattatattaataaagcgTCCTGACTGATTTTGGTCCTGAATTTTCATGGTGTCGAAgtatattaatcttaatttgTTGTATACAAGTTAATAAAGACGATAACAgctattctcggtagaatctaattcCGGGAGTAGGTTAATTAACGTATAATTCTGTCAAATTTtgattcaaaaatgtatttaataataaattttaaatacattctaaAGAAAAGCTTAGTTTTTTGgaacaaaagttaaaaataattaatttatttaaatggaaaattttaaaattagaaatgtttGTAATTGCAAAGAAGATAACAAAAACATTCTTtctgtataatatttctatactaGTTATATTTCTTACCGAGACCGTTTGCCTTTCTTGCGCCTTTTGGTATATGGGGTAGAATAACCGTGAGCTGAAGGTGCTCTTGCGTCAGTCTCATTATAAATACTATCCGCACTTTCGATAGTGTCGTAAATGTCAGTCGACACGACGGAACCGACGAGGGGTTGAGTTGATGCATccgaaatatttcttttttccgAAATTTTCGGACTTTCCGTCTCAACGTCAATCGTCATCACGAGACCATCATCTGTTTGTTCGTCTTCACTTGAATATTCTGTATATCCTAATTCAATTTTACCTCCAGGGTATGCATTGTTATCGtcaatatttacaaaaggaAAAGCGATTTCTCTGCCTTCGACGTAAGTTTGGGaaattctgtaatgtttttttatctcTTCATTTGTGTATACCTCTGTGTTGACTATTCTCGGTATTTCAATCGATGATCTCCCAGATCCATTACCGATAGCTTCAGAATAGCTTAAGGACCTCTCTAGAGCTCGGGATCTGCTCCCCCGACGTTCGTtttcgtaattattaattacgttcatgtttaatattattttgaaataatctgTTAGATTTCCTGTATTTACTGGACTTAAATGCACTTGTAAAAGTcttcatttataaatcaattacgTTCGATTACACAAAGGGCTTAATCAAAGGATCTTTTGCCGGCAACATGACCACTTCATTTTGTTATTACGTACCTACACTAGTATTACTTgacacattatttattacatcgtTTTCTTCGAGtttgttttcttatatattacttaaaacatttacaatgaTTTTCATAAACAGAAATGGATGTGTGTTTTCTAAAGGTTATGTTACAACTAATTCATGTTATCTACCTTCAAGATAACACAGCTTTATCCGAAACAAGATAAGAATATTTGTTGATAGTTACCTTTCGATCAATACCCGTGGCCTAGAATCTATGTTTACACAGACTTTACAAATACccgcatttattatttacatttcttcGTGAATTCGAATCGTTAGtgacataacaattattattgatatatcttGTGTTCATTTTATTCTTCTGTAATTGATCTTAATAGAGGAGTTTAAAATTCTTTTGtttgataattatcatttaataaattcatattttatcactgatgttatttgtatttacataaatagttgACAACTCGTCTGCTACAATGCTTTCAATTGAAGAaagtattattactttattataatagaaaaacaagTGGGCCAACTGATGGAAAATTCTTACCTTACACTAACAATTGTAGAAACTAGGATGCTTCGTCACGTAAGATGACAACACTGGTCCAACTCATCCTTCAATGGGGAACACAGCAATGCGAAGTATGAGGATTGCTGTAGAGCTCAGTACTGTAGAGCTCAGttcttttcttttctattttaatatctaatttgTTACTTTCTGGACTGTTGACAATTGATAAGCAAGGGTAGTACTTCTAATTGAACAATAATTTGACTAATTTTAACATGAAGTTAAATATGGTCTAAGTGTTCTTTACATTCTTTGACAAATTTCAATGCATAAAAATTAAGTCTTTTTACTATGATATTtagtgaaatttatttttcctaagGTAAAACCTCCTTTTGACACAAAATAGTGCCCAGTTTATGGTATCTGTCGTTTGTACACGatgattgtatttttgtacATGAAAGTCAATTTGCCTCGGGACTAGGTATTGGTAAGAACTCTTTTAGGATCTCGGTCGTGAAATGTCGTAAACCGACTGAAGGTGTTGcgctattttgatgcgtttGTCTTTAAAATGTGATAGCTATTATGGTCAATTTTGCATATCACACTCCAGAAATTCACGATCGTATCGTTACAAAGTAACTGTTGGTTTGATTTTGGGTAActtgcaatttttaaataagacattttagcttataaaaatatttagaaatcacagatacacatttaaattttatttattattatctagaaACAATACctcaaatacaaaattatgatttatagaAAACTATCGCCACAACAAGAGTATAATCGTttctcaatttatatatttttcaagattTCATTTCCTTCCTTTTGAAAGACGATGTCCTGCCAAGATGAAAGGTTGATATCCGATCTTGGAAACTGCCAGGCGTGCCAGGTGGTTCTGACTTTTCAGGAGTCTTACCattgcttgaaaaaaaaaaagattaattcgaagttgtttcgatttttttttaaagtttatccGATTGTGAGAAAAATATTCGaaagattgtattattttagattcCAAGGTACTGGCTTCGAACCACGGGTTGGGCTATTAAAAGTACCATAATCATTCAATTTGATAAGCCGtgtatagataattatataataaatggtgTGTGGTGGTCAAGTTACCTTTCTAAGTGGTAAGCGCTGCAGAACGGAGTGTTAATGTATTCAATGGCGTCTAACTTGGAATGGTCTATGACATATTTCTGCTTGTGAATATCATacctgaaattatttatatattttcaaatgacatttacatatttttttatgacaaaggTAAGCGGACGAGAAAATCACTACTACCCGTAGACATTAGCGCCGTATGGAATTTTcactatttcttacataaccaatataCTTTGGGAACTGATATGTTgcgtcacttgtgcctgtagttacactggctcactctcattcaaaccgaaacacaacaatactaagtactccTGCTTGGTGGACgaatatatgttgagtgggAGATTCCTAGCCACGCGCGCTTGCACGTATCGTCACcactaaataaaatgtactctagcatatacatattgtatatataaaggTCATTAACCTGAccaaatgaattttattatatttatgtttgaaatacgcatttatttcaatgaaatgtatatcaaaatactctttttcAGAAATCATATAGAATATTTACgcctcattaaaatatttttagcgaGAGCCACTCTTTGATTCATTGCTATGGTGATATCTGTTTATGAAATAACTAATTTGAATTGTGGTTATTAATACTTACTTAACGACTGGGGGGAAGCGATGTCCCCACACCACCTCTCTCGGCAGGTAGGATGTCTGGCTCTGAGTGAAGGTACCCATTGATGCAGAGGCACCTCTTAGACTAACTGTGACCTCGtagctaaataatttaaaatgtatttaattaattattagaacaGCACAGAAACAGACACAACTAGATTAAATACATTTGAgggtagattttatttttcaatacgcCTGAAACAAAACATAGATTGGAAAAGTATAGTGACTGTTGAAGTAGTCAACTTATTCGCCAAGTACAGTGTAACATGCGATAAGGAACGTTGTACCAATAACAGCCGTGAAGTTTAGATCTGTTCACGAACGCGGCCCTCCGTGTAAATAATGGACCGCTAGCTTTCATAAACAGACAATTAGCACCAGCCTGTGTATCAGGACGGCGCGcgtatttactataattaatgtataaagtTAGATtacttagttaaaattattaatttcattatattataaatttcattttttaaaacatatgcgATTTAGAAGTCGCTTTTGCGggaattttaacaataaagttaCATATCTCGGGTGTCATTCCGTTAAACGTGCGTAGAAGTTTAAGGGgccaattatttttgtataatattgtccATGTTAATGTCTCCTtaataatgtactttttaaatgtcTTCTCATCGCGAAAAagcactaatttttttttctgtatgcaaaaaaaaattagtaagtaagtaagtctATTCAATTGTTATGtccaagtaaaaattataacaaacattGTAAAGAATACGTTTAGTTTACGAAATATATGTGTAAAccttaactgttttattttcgtttttattttgattttaagtaaatattaaaaaatatattcttttaattaagtGAATTGATTTATATTCTCAGGTattttacctaaaatatatatattaaatattattttatactatctaatttataatattataaatacgtacgG
Coding sequences within:
- the LOC113402167 gene encoding ATP-sensitive inward rectifier potassium channel 10-like, which encodes MNVINNYENERRGSRSRALERSLSYSEAIGNGSGRSSIEIPRIVNTEVYTNEEIKKHYRISQTYVEGREIAFPFVNIDDNNAYPGGKIELGYTEYSSEDEQTDDGLVMTIDVETESPKISEKRNISDASTQPLVGSVVSTDIYDTIESADSIYNETDARAPSAHGYSTPYTKRRKKGKRSRRQHGRPIRSRRVVYKTGEENVPVRSNVPAKSLKYMRDIVNTVINSKWRCILLMMICTYFIFWFIFAGIWYAVASSYQDDIGDGKEHCVTGTSSFAGFLMMSVETQMTIGYGVRYPNEECPEAIIVMVLEIVAGTALSGGLSSLLFTKLVRPNKHVSSVGFSKKATVCLRDGELCLQFRVWDLLNLHLIGGTITAYMLKPIRTLEGETVQNYIHQLELKEARAFLLWPITVVHVIDAQSPLYDFTAQDMMDYRFEIVVCLTGSSKNMGTMTQSRTSYLSKEIIWGYRFKNVLKYSKKEEAYVIDLENLNTVEQVETPLCSASRLKEFEENIKSSQQLLSTPTFTSLSPTNLSLSQEDSSNLSPVPESLPSSPSFSRTGTQRSFGWHFRKYRPENYMQDHGVHIITSAKAVEL